Part of the Impatiens glandulifera chromosome 8, dImpGla2.1, whole genome shotgun sequence genome is shown below.
TCATAAGACAACTTAACATATGCATTCGTTAATTCCAGATAGCctagatgcactcgtcggtgcTAGATGTCTCAGATGCACACGTCGATGCCGGATGACctagatgcactcgccggtgtcggatgacccagatgcactcgccggtgtcggatgacccagatgcactcgccgtGTTGaatgacccagatgcactcgccgtGCCAGATGGCTCAGATGCACACGCCGGTGTCGAATGACCCAGATGGCCTCGCCGGTTCTGAATAGCCCATATGCACTCCCTTGTGCCGGATGActatctttatattattatttcttcaatatattagattttttatatttattaatatcattttaaaattagcTTTAAATgcttatttttaactgttttctttcaaacttttacttttttttttttaacttgttaGTTTGTTTAACTGAACTCTAAATCTCTGATTAACTTAcgattacatataaaaaaaaacagctATAAtagaatgttaaaaataaatatttatataataaatatttaataactattactaatatttaaaaattataaacatccATGAACgaagtgaatatatatatttttctcattatttttttctttctaatcaAAAGATTAAGTATGTTGAAGCGGTGGACATGAGTGTTGAAGAGGTGGATTTTGTTTTTAGTGAAAGGTTGAAACATTTCATTGTACAACAcgttttcattcaaattaaaaatcccaaaagCAATAAGTAAGTTTGAAGTAAGGGTaacaaattcaattcaattcaattcatctCTGAATCTGATTAAAGAAAAGTGATCAAATGGAGACGAAGAATCCACGCTTGAATGTTGTGATGCTCCCATGGCTAGCCCATGGCCATGTCTCTCCTTACTTAGAGCTTGCCAAAAGACTTGCCGACAGAAACTTCCAAATCTATCTATGTTCAACTCCCATCAATCTGAGCTCTATCAAGAAAAGGGTCACCCAGAACTACTCTCAATCGATCAAACTCATCGAATTTCATCTCCCATCTCAACCAGACCTTCCCGATCCCAATTTCCACACCACAAATGGCCTCCCACTTCACCTCAACAGAGCTCTCAAAAGATCCATGGACATGGCCAGCCCATCTGTCATCGAAATCATTAAAACCCTCAAACCAGACATACTCATTTATGACTACAACCAACAACAAGCCTTAATCGAAGCCGCTTCCCTCGGAGTACCCATTGTTCAGTTCTTCACCATGAGCGCAGCCATCCTCTGTAACTACCTCCGAGCATTTCTGAAATCGGACGTTGAAATCCCTCATTCTTCCACGAATCATCGGGCGAGTAATTACTGGCAACGGAAAGGTCAAGAAATGTTAAAACAATATACAAATGATCAAGGCCAAAGTAGAGGTAAGTTCATTTTTACACTGTTTAGATTGCAATATCTATCCGTCTATCTATAAATCTATTTCAACAGATAGTGTGCAGCTCACCCGTAAAGCTACTGACACAATATTGGTGAAGACAATTGGAGAAATGGAAGGGAAATACATCGAGCATGGACCAAAACTGTTTGGCATAAAGATAGTCCCCACAGGTCCTCTGGTTCAAAAACCAGAAGAAGatggggaagaagaagaagaacataaCAGGGAGATCATGGAGTGGCTTAACAAGAAAGAGAAATCATCAACTGTTTTTGTGTCGTTTGGAACAGAGTACTTCCTGTCGAGAGAGGAAAGAGAGGAAATAGCAAAAGGGTTGGAGCTAAGCATGGTGAATTTCATTTGGGTACTTAGATTTTCCTTTGAAGATAAGATTTCAATTGAAGAAGCCCTACCCAATGGCTTCCTTACTAGGGTAGGAGACAGAGGACTTGTAGTTGAGAAATGGGCTCCGCAAGCAAGGATCTTGGGGCACCCAAATGTTGGAGGATTTGTAAGCCATTGTGGGTGGGGTTCTACAATGGAGGCTATGTCATTCGGAATCCCAATTGTGGCTATACCCATGAACTTAGACCAACCGGGGAATGCGAGGCTTGTGGTGGAAATGGACGTGGGGTTGGAAGTGAATAGAGATGATAATGGAGGGCTTAGCGGGGAAGAGATTGCAGAGTTCATAAAGGAAGTGATGGTTGGTGATGAAGATGGGAAGAAGATAAGGGATAAAGTTGGAGAAATGAAAGACAAAATCAAAAgtaaaggagaagaagacattGATGGTGTTGTGGAAGAATTGATTAGGCTTCATAATAAGAATATTGCTGGAGAAAGCAAATGTTTTGCTAATTAATTATGTCATTTTAAATGGACAAATAAGTTGCTTTATTATTTATGGTATGAATAATAGGTCAATGcttgaataatattattgacTAATTTAAGACTGTTCATtctattattattgatatagtAATGAATAATTCATATTTGGATTCATTTTTAAGACTAATTTAAGTGGATCAGGTAATTCATATTTGGGTTTAGATAATTTCAGAATGATATAACCTAGATATGATACATATATTTGAATAGAAACAGAGAGTCCAGTCCTATTACCACCACCCTTTGGAGAAATTGAAGGGAAATACATTAAGTTTGGGTCAAAACTAATTGGCAGTAAGATGATCCCCACAGGTCCGTTGGTTCAAGaaccagaagaagaagaagaagaaggtgaagATAATGACGAGATCATGGACTGGCTTAACAAGAAAGAGACATCATCGACCGTTTTGGTGACGTTTGGATCAGAATCGTTTCTGTCAAGAGAGGAAACAAGTGAAGTAGCTAAAGGGTTGGAGTTAAGCATGGTGAATTTCATTTGGGTACTTAGATTTCCTTTTGAGGAGAAGATTTCAATTGAAGAAGCCCTACCGAATGGCTTTCTTGAGAGGGTAGGTGATAGAGGGCTTGTAGTTGAGAAATGGGCTTCTCATGCTAGAATCTTGGAGCACCAAAATGTTGGAGGATTTGTAAGCCATTGTGGGTGGGGTTCTACAATGGACGCTATGGAATTTGGGGTTCCAATTGTGGCTATACCCATGAACTCAGACCAACCTGTGAATGCAAGGCTAGTGGAAGAGATCGGTGTGGGTTTGGAAGTAAATAGAGATGAGAATTAAGGGCTTAGTGGGGAAGAGATTGCACAGTTCATAAGGGAAGTCGGGAAGTCATAATTGGTGATGAAGATGGAAAGAAGATTAGGGATCAAGTAAAGGAGAAGAATATATTGATGGTGTTGTCCAAGAATTGTAGAATATGTAGAATAAGATGaggaaatgaaataattttggGTACAAGTTTAtctactataaatataataaattgttttagatttttagtttttatgagttgtttttaatattcattttggtGTGTTTATTTGAgttgagtttttatttataatttatttttttgaacattttcttaatatatattgattattactatttttaaatggtccatcaaactaataaataaaaactaattattgtAACGCAATTAATTCTGGGTAATGGGCGGATCTTTATTAATTCTGGGTAATGGGCGGATCTTTGTAAGGGTTCGGGTGGTGACgtaaactcaaaaaaaaaaaaataaaaataaaaaaataaatgtttttattaccatacaaatataaattacctcataacttttttttaatttaataatttttttttaatctaattaaagaaaaaaaagacaaaaacttatttttatcccTCTGCCacaatttcctaatttttttttttacagttttagcccatatttttttatttgtttaacagATTTATGATGTATAATcaactaataatataaagttattattattattattattttaatttagaaaattatgtaTGCTCCATTTCAACTTAATGGGTGATATCtgttttattagatttaaaCTCATCACCATGATGATAAGAGGTTTTATATTCTACCATTGAAATAAGAGTTTTCATATTATTCAGTAATTATTGAGATTCAAAAACAAACCAATCCAAGGTAGTGatatttgttttcaattttgatatttatttttgggcctctcttttaaaatttaacaaagtTTTGATTGCCAATTTTATGGAATAGAGGATTTTTGACTAAcgaatttcaataaatttaaaattttgaccaccaaatttaaaagatttgatAGTCAAAATCATCACTTCACTTaaatttgatagttaaattaTGTcaatgataattatttatttatttataaatattacgtaaataatacgttaatatcatttaaatttttaaaaataaattctcgttttttataactttaactaTAAGAACctcaaatttgagtttgaaaaaagAGATACGAAATCTTAACTGATTTCCACTAAGGAGTCCAATTATTTGACAAttcaacaatttatttttagttgagTTCTTTATCCTTCtatatgtaatttaattaaaaaatataacattaattcTGGTGATTTGGAGCCTACTTTGGAACATGATTGACATTAAATGGGTGATGCCCCAGTCAATTGTTGGTTGTTTGAATGCTTCGATAGAAATTGCTGACTCGATTTGATTGAATCGATGAGTCTCTATCTCGATTATTTTATAGTGAACTAAATGAACCGTAGGACGTTTAATGACCACAATCGATACGTTTATTTCACAACACTATTATTATGAGGATATGAGAGATCTCTTCTGAAAAACGGTGAAAGCGGTCGGTGAACACTTAGAATTTCTTGAGAAATCTTGAAGCttattaactttaaattttatgttatatttgttCGTTGGTGATAATTTGTGGCTTATGTTTTCATTATTGTTCTTAAATAGTTAATCTCGTTATATTTTGGATGTGTTTGATGACAAGGTGAACACATATTTTTGTATTGATTATGTCGTTAAAATTAAACGGTAACATATTAAATGGaccttttttaaaacaaaaactaattgtttaaattataaatattgtcatattttaattttattacaaaagtTATTGGTATCTcaagttttataaatatttaatatataaaatatgataagttacttatataaataaaattattatttttgaaatgaaaataatttcaattatgaatgcttgaattataaatataagaagCCATAACTATTTAAATAGTTAGGGTAAGCCAATCTTTACTTAAATTCACCCGTACCCagcattataaaaacaaacCAGAATATTGTATTTTCCAAACAAAACGACGTGACATAATATGAGCACGGATGCAACACTTTTAGGTATGGGTATTTAATATTTGGTCTATAttgaatatccgaccgaattcgaataaactgaattcgaatttcatttttggtttttgaatcgaatttcaaaccaatttgaatttaaatacggttttcgaattggttttcgagtttgggtttcaactaGAAAaacaaaccgaaaaccgaattcattttttttattatttatttttccaaacattTAACCAGGTGCAACCTGACGGGTTCGAACCAAGGATCTTAGGGTTGGTATCCACCTCTTTTCTTTGCTGGtgcaatttattttaagttatgcTAGTttcaaagaataaaaaatacgAATTCGGCTTGAATTCgaaattcgaaccgaatatTGAATtcagtttaattaaaatttatccgaattcggttttcgaattggctaaaaaaaataaaaattcgaataaactaaatcgaggaactcgaataacccgaaaaccgaaccgatgagcACCCCTACTTTTAGGCCCATGTACATAACACAATCTCAACACTTTacattaagtaaatattttatcataggATATCTAACTATATAGATTACATTATG
Proteins encoded:
- the LOC124911955 gene encoding beta-D-glucosyl crocetin beta-1,6-glucosyltransferase-like codes for the protein METKNPRLNVVMLPWLAHGHVSPYLELAKRLADRNFQIYLCSTPINLSSIKKRVTQNYSQSIKLIEFHLPSQPDLPDPNFHTTNGLPLHLNRALKRSMDMASPSVIEIIKTLKPDILIYDYNQQQALIEAASLGVPIVQFFTMSAAILCNYLRAFLKSDVEIPHSSTNHRASNYWQRKGQEMLKQYTNDQGQSRDSVQLTRKATDTILVKTIGEMEGKYIEHGPKLFGIKIVPTGPLVQKPEEDGEEEEEHNREIMEWLNKKEKSSTVFVSFGTEYFLSREEREEIAKGLELSMVNFIWVLRFSFEDKISIEEALPNGFLTRVGDRGLVVEKWAPQARILGHPNVGGFVSHCGWGSTMEAMSFGIPIVAIPMNLDQPGNARLVVEMDVGLEVNRDDNGGLSGEEIAEFIKEVMVGDEDGKKIRDKVGEMKDKIKSKGEEDIDGVVEELIRLHNKNIAGESKCFAN
- the LOC124912753 gene encoding beta-D-glucosyl crocetin beta-1,6-glucosyltransferase-like; its protein translation is MIPTGPLVQEPEEEEEEGEDNDEIMDWLNKKETSSTVLVTFGSESFLSREETSEVAKGLELSMVNFIWVLRFPFEEKISIEEALPNGFLERVGDRGLVVEKWASHARILEHQNVGGFVSHCGWGSTMDAMEFGVPIVAIPMNSDQPVNARLVEEIGVGLEVNRDEN